In Candidatus Vogelbacteria bacterium, the following proteins share a genomic window:
- the gatB gene encoding Asp-tRNA(Asn)/Glu-tRNA(Gln) amidotransferase subunit GatB → MEYKPTIGLEIHVELKTKTKMFCRCLNNTDETRPNVNICPVCMAHPGTLPVLNLEAIKHVLRVGKALGSKLADFTEWDRKNYFYPDIPKGYQISQYKFPLVEGGTLAGVDITRVHLEEDTARSQHVGNDSLIDYNRAGVPLMELVTEPVITSSKQAGDFARELQLLIGPEYLHISEANMEKGEMRVEANISLNMGTKVEVKNLNTISGMEKAIDFELKRQQELVEHGDRVVQETRGWDENAGKTFSQRKKESSHDYRYFPDPDLPKLYVSQIPELQNFDLPELPWQKRKRLADEFGIKQSDIEIFVSDRIVGALFEDTMKVLSDKKFAQLTANYLTSDLAGLRKNMSEIKMPEPTSFAELINMAEGGEISSRGAKDILAVLVTEGGNPKAIAESKGLFQKSDEGALAAIVDQVITENPKVVEDYKAGNERLIQFLIGQAMKLSKGSANPAVLTKMFKEKLS, encoded by the coding sequence ATGGAATACAAACCAACGATTGGCTTAGAAATACATGTTGAACTAAAGACCAAAACCAAGATGTTTTGTCGTTGTCTCAATAATACTGACGAGACCCGACCAAATGTTAATATTTGCCCAGTTTGTATGGCTCACCCTGGGACGTTGCCGGTTCTCAACCTAGAGGCTATTAAACATGTTTTACGGGTGGGTAAAGCACTTGGTTCCAAACTAGCCGACTTCACTGAGTGGGATCGAAAGAACTATTTTTATCCAGATATTCCCAAAGGTTATCAAATCAGTCAGTATAAATTTCCACTGGTTGAAGGGGGTACTTTGGCTGGTGTTGATATTACCCGTGTTCACCTGGAAGAAGACACCGCTCGGTCGCAACACGTCGGCAATGATAGTCTGATTGATTACAATCGTGCGGGAGTGCCACTGATGGAACTGGTAACTGAACCGGTGATTACCTCGTCTAAACAAGCGGGGGATTTTGCGCGTGAATTACAACTCTTGATCGGTCCTGAATATTTACATATTTCTGAAGCTAATATGGAGAAGGGAGAGATGCGGGTGGAAGCGAATATTTCTTTAAATATGGGTACGAAAGTTGAGGTTAAAAATCTCAATACTATTTCTGGTATGGAAAAAGCGATCGACTTTGAACTCAAGCGTCAGCAAGAATTGGTGGAGCATGGTGATCGAGTGGTTCAAGAAACTCGCGGGTGGGATGAAAACGCCGGCAAGACTTTTAGTCAGCGAAAAAAAGAGTCGTCACATGACTATCGCTATTTCCCAGATCCAGATTTACCAAAATTGTATGTCAGCCAAATACCCGAATTACAGAACTTTGATTTACCGGAACTGCCGTGGCAAAAAAGAAAACGACTGGCCGATGAATTTGGTATTAAACAATCTGATATTGAAATTTTTGTCAGTGATCGGATCGTCGGCGCTTTATTTGAAGACACTATGAAGGTTTTGTCTGATAAAAAATTTGCCCAATTGACTGCCAACTACTTAACCTCAGATTTGGCTGGTCTACGAAAGAATATGTCTGAGATCAAAATGCCGGAACCGACCAGTTTTGCTGAGCTAATAAATATGGCCGAAGGTGGCGAGATTTCTTCTCGTGGCGCCAAAGATATCTTGGCGGTTCTTGTCACTGAAGGTGGTAATCCAAAAGCGATTGCCGAAAGCAAAGGTCTCTTCCAAAAAAGTGACGAAGGGGCTTTGGCGGCTATTGTTGATCAAGTAATCACTGAAAATCCAAAAGTAGTAGAGGACTACAAAGCCGGCAACGAACGCTTAATTCAATTCTTAATTGGCCAAGCCATGAAATTATCTAAAGGTTCGGCTAATCCAGCAGTCCTCACTAAAATGTTTAAAGAAAAATTATCATAA